From Ptychodera flava strain L36383 chromosome 9, AS_Pfla_20210202, whole genome shotgun sequence:
gaataataagattaacaactcaaagtatcgtaactttacagctcaaacgtaaatcataatcaatcacaaaataaaatggagcacttgaaggtcaagttgagatattttttctgaaaacatctccggatttgccaattttgcaacgcgcgtgacagtgcgtcgcgtattgctcagtttctggggcccagttgtcgttcgctccggaaattttcgcaaattttgactgttttcttgggttcgctgataatataatggaaataacagactccgctctgaccattaacgtttatttgtgggcgcgggctcgaggaaagcgcGTCACCCGTTATTTCTATTTCCAAGTGAATGCACAGCGTATATTTACTACTTCTACTAGAATTTTGACACTTTTCAGGGTTTTAATATCGTATgtaaatatattgaaaacaaGATGTTGTTTTAAAATGACTCACAAGCATGAATGTTTCATTGACTGTATTTGAAATATGTTAAAATTGTTGTAATTTCTATGATTAATCACATCCCGTACATATGTATCTGTTCTGATATGCTGTAAAGATTTCCTCAATTTTGTTTACACCAATGGGCTAGAAATCGAATACAAATACCatattatgtgtgtatgtcttGTTTTTTGTACAGATCCAAGTTTTACTAAGTAGTATTTTTGATCATTGATTGTTTCAAATATTGTAAGCACAGATTGAAaatctttgatatttgaaatgtacctatcattattgaaatatttgggATGATCATAAAATAGATTATTATACCCTTAACCTACAGTCTGTCTTCACTGAATCAAATCGTTTACTGCATTACAGCAAATCATATGTCTGGACTGAAATCATTCATTTACCACACACCATTACACTTTTTGcagcattttttcattttctctgacaGTGTTAGCAATATTTCACAGGAAACACTGCGACAACTAAACCTTATggtaatttacatgtaaaacatcCATGACCTCAAATTAAAATCATGGGTTTGAAATATCCCTTGGTAGAtgattacatgtacattgcCTTGTACAAAAACACACAGTGTAACAGCTAAGGTTGTTTGATCATTATATCCATGAGCAAAGTGTCTTGATAATATCTCTATAAAAATGGTATAACACCAAATATAAATACCGGTATTTCCACTCTGTGCTTACACTTCACTCCTGTATCCTTTGTTGTCAATCTCAAATACCAGTCTCTCTTTCTGCCACTTTTCTTAATAGATGCTAGGTGCTTATCAGCTCAGAAGTCTGTGATCATTTGAGATTTGAGACTGTATTCAGATTATTTACTGCTTGGCTCCTTTGTCTCTGCATAATAATCCATTGTGTAAATTTGCATTGACCATATGAGTTGATGTATTAAAGTATTATTTATCATAAATACTTATTACTTCCTCCGAATAATGAGCTTGGCTattcaaaactttaaaaaaatacaaggtATCACTATACCCCTCAAATATTACTGTATAGTCATGACAACAATGATGGTTCTCCTTGTTCTCTCCACAAACTATGACATAGCAGCAAACGCTGCACTTTCAATCTTAATACATGACTTATTAACTTTCATGCTGTCACTTTTTCAGAGTGACACCCCTTTCTCTCATGGGACTTGAGTCCGTCCAGGCAGACACCCACTTATATGTCAAAAAAGAATGGCTGCTGGAATTTCACGGCTGCTTTCTCTGCTGGTTTTGCTTTCCTCTATTCCGGGAGAAGTTGCCTGGGAATGCCGGAGAACCAGTGTGTGTTCCTGTCAGTGGGATGATGGAAGCATCATCGATCTGGAACCAATTGGCCTTCAGAATGCAACACCAAGGTAGAGAATTGCAGTTTTTCCAACTTAAATACACCCTCTACTCTTGCCAATACTGATAGCATTCATCTTCAGCATTGACTTTCTTTCATATTCATTAGTTTTTCTTTATTCAAAGAACATAGTTATCttcttttatcatttttgaagCTAGGtactttttcccatttttgaaGCCAGGTATTTGAGAGCTAAGTGATGTGATCAGCACCTTGAAATCACAATGAAAGAGTATCACAAAAAAACACACTTTCAGTCCACTTTAATGAGAGAGCCCAAATAAATGACAATTGAAGACTACAGAAATTATTGCAGCTCAATCCAGACAGCTCTGGGCATTTAAAAATTTGATCCGAATTGCTGAAAGTTTACTTGAAATTGTAATGATTGTTGTTGACTCCCAGCTTGGCTGGCAGCCAACATGAAAACACCCTTCATGGCAGGTCTTCTGTTGTTGCTGAAGCTTCAAACTTAATACCAAGTActgcaaatttttatcaaagttgtgtaCAGTTTGTATAGATGTGATTCCCATGTTCTGTTCAAATGGTGACCATTTCTTTCTTTCCTGGCAATGGAAAATTTCCGAAATTGACACCCAGAATACAATGGCATTATCTGCAGCTGTTTCAGATTGATCATGTCACACACTGTTTGTTCAAAACAGAGTTTTGTACTCTTTTGGCCGAGCGACTTTTGAAACCACCATTAGtgtgaaatatgttgaaaccACTGTTAgtgtgaaatatgtaaaatatgttcAGAGCGATCAATCTACCACTGTGACTGTACCGTCTTTCTACAAACACTAGCTATTATTGTTATTTCGTACAAAGTTATAATATGTGAAACGTCTCTGTAAAGGACCTGACATGTTCAAGTATCTAGAAGTAACATtagtaaaattttgtaaaagtttcaatttgtccaaaactaatatattttttaaaaatcgatTCATTTCTAAAGCAACTGAGGCTTTGGTAACTATCCGGCAGATGTTGATTCTCAACTTCTGATTGTTACGACAATTCTCGTATGGAAAATATCTTTCTATTGTACTAGCACTTGTTAATTACAGATACTGTCGATTATGAAAGAGTAAGATTTTTACCAGGTCCTTAGTTGATGTTGCAGTATATGACCAGTTCTATTTCGCATATTTGATTGTGAAACATGACTTGTCTAATGATCACATGGTAATCACATAGGGGCATATTTTGTCATGTATTATTTATGCCACGTAAACAAACCATTCACAGAGTTGTCAAACCTGTCAGGTATGGATATCAGAatacagttcaaaggtcaaacatttgctttgGTCATAAAAACCATTTGACTTGTCAGGTAATATTGCAATCGTTGGAACATCTAGCTGAATACACGTCTTTGAAATGGCATAACTGTTACTTTGCACCATACATCAATACCACGTCAAAATCTTCTGTAAGATATCACACACAGCAGCGATACTCTTTAAGAGTCAGTGAAAGCttactattttgaaaaattaattttcaggttTCAAGATTTGCCAGGCCCTGATAACTACTACTACAGTTACAATCCATGCTATAATTTCATTGAAAGTGCTGATTGCAAATATGTTTCTGTAAGTGTATTTCATTATTGATCGATTCTAAAGGgacaaaatcactatcatcgGCTCTCTGTAACATGTTGAACTAGCAATCATCAGAGCTCATGatataatatgcaaatacgCTGATAACATAATTTCTGGTATGTACCATAAATTATGTCATCAAAGCATATATTGTTACAACTACAAGCAGGTAGTAGATCTGACAATACAACGTGTTTCAATTAGCAGaccaacatgaaacaaaaatgtccAAAATGTGAAAAGATAGTGActttttgtttatataaaggAGAATATACTTTGGGAAAGGCATCTGTCGTAAACTTTGTGGactacttttgaaaattgttgagAAAATTATGCttttatatcatgttttgtaaAACGTTAACTTTTTTGATGAAGTTAACAcaatacattttgaatttcaactatttTAGGGTAATTTATCTCACTGTCCAAAACTTTTCAAACTGACTTAAAATTATTTCCATTCCATTTATGATGACAAATAGTTTCAAGTTGTCTGAAAAAAAGGTTTTAAATGTCGATTTGTAGGTTATATGTTACCTTTATATGAAACCCTGAGTAGTTTAAGCAGCATTGCATGTACTGTGAAATGCTAACCAACACACATTATAATAAAGCCTTATAATGCCCTGAAATGTGATGtgataaatgtaacaaaatgtttTCCTCTCTAggcatgtcaaaggtcacacctAGGAATTGGTGCAAAGTTTTTCAATCTTGGAGTCCACAGTTCGGCTAAGTTTCTTTTAGAGGACAATGACCTCATTCTGCAATATGAAGGCAATGGCACAGACTTACAGATAAGGCAAGTTCTAGTTATGTTATTGCAATCATCACATATTAGATATCTTTCTCTCGTTGAGATTCATTCAGAACAGTGTTGTTTATAAACTTTGAATGTCACGAGGGGATGTCTTTTACAAGTACTGCTTCTTATACATGTGAATTGATGTTACCACTGTCACAAAATATGCACAGATTGTTATTTTTTGGAGTTTCTGTAATACAGACAGAAAAGTGATACTAGTCTCATAATAGTAAAAGTAATATCACCTTTCCAGAGTTCTGAAATGTTAGCACTcttcaaattttacatgtagATAATTGGACGATGATAAAGGACTCGATGTGCAACACATTCAAAATCAATGACTGAGGGTAGAAAATCACTCATTCTTTTAGTAATTGTTTCAATCGTTGTGGCTAATTTGAAATCTGGTGAAGTTTAAACACATGCCAAATAGAGTGAAATGATGTAGAAGATTATTTTTGGCGTGCAGTATTTCACTAAAAAATAATACATATCTACGGTCTTAACTGTGACATAAATTTTTACTTAGAAACTTTGCTGGTATGATAAAGTTGaaacacaatatttttatcctttTTGTCTTGATCAACACTATGGTGGAATCTCAttgtttttattaaaaatgCTAGAATTTTTGATCTTTTGATTTGGCAAAGGGTTTGGTGTTGCTCTAGTGTTCAATTGAACCAGTTGTGAAATAATTCCTTTGGTAGGACAACCAGGATAAAGCTTGTGTGTTCAAAAAGTGACACTAGACTCATCGTAGATGGTGAAGAACCTATGAAAGTCTATGTGAGTGTCGTGAATTTATTCACGCTgagatttatttttaaaatgattgTGCAGTTTATACAGCAAGTGATGATACCTAGTATCAGAgaattttattcaatgtttcTCATAATACATCTGAACAGAACATCTAGGAGATAAATTTATATAATGCCGATAATATTTAGAAGCACTTAACTAAAATCTTGccatttttaaatgaaaagtgCTGTAACAAGAAACTTTTTACAGGCAAAACTCAAACAAATAGGTAATGATCTATTCAGTGTGTCTGTTTACATATGTAATATTGAGCCGCTGATTTTCTATCAAAATGTATTGTTTCTTTACTTTGATAATTAAGAAACAGTCGGCTATACATCAGGAAAATTGTATTTATtctatgaaaatataaaaacattcCTTCTAAAAAATTGTGATACTGATACAAAAGTATGAAAAGCTGTAAAAGTTTTGCTGTAAATGAGGAATTCATCAGAGGACATGCTGTCTTTGGTGATTCAATATCATTATCTTGTTCCTTGGTAAAATGCTGCTTTGCAGGTAACATTTTTCTCACATTACATAATTTCTATTTCTCTCTGATCAGAATTTTGTCCTGGAGTCTCCTGACTGTTGTCCTGATGCAAGTATGTTCTCAATTGCAAAAATTATTGGCTCTATTTTATGCATCTGGTGAGTGCGTAAAAGCTTTGGAAACTTTCAGGTGAAATAGTAAATCTTCTAAAAGATTCATCTCAGATAATTGCTAGTTTTTGcataaaaatgtctgaaaaacgGTAAGAGAAAAAGGTCAAGTGTTTTGCATTAAAACAGAAATGTGGATGACAGATCCTATATTGAAGAAACAGGACTAGAATATGAATTTTATCAATCATTTAAAcctgaatttgaaaaatttgaaaccaCTTGCATAAACGTAAGCTTATATATTATacagaaatatttgtatttgtgtacatGCAATTATGCATTTTTTGGTACCGTTTTAACATGACTTTATCAGCGTTTGCTTTCCACAGACCTATGGAGTAGTAATAGTGCGATGTTTTCATTCTTTGGTTGGCCTTGTGGCCTGACATTTCTCATCCCTTTCTGTTCAGTGCCCTTGTGGCGGCTGTTGTGTATCTGGTGTGTGGCGCCTTTTATATGAAGTTTGTTGTGAAGGAGACGGGAGCTGATGTCATACCAAACAAAGTTTTGGGTCGGACTGCCTGGATTGGTGAAAGTATGTGCAAGGAAACTATACCTCCTTACTTTTGCAATTAATGACATGTTGTTATATTCTCtatcatttgcaaaattttatgttTCTGAGCATtattcttacaaaatttgatattattctcttttgttacaaattcatAGGATGACCTGCTAATAAATTGTAATATGTGATTAAAAATTTGATCTTTTCTTTCAATAACTTTGAAACATTGTTAcccttactttactttactttactttactttattgccaaTTTCAAATACAAGTATAGAAATATGCAAGTGTCATTATGCAATGATGAGGAAAGAGATAATGTTGGAGCCAGGAATAATAGCTTAGAGCTAATCGAGCCTGGccccattttcatgaaattacattgcaatatttgtctTAAAGGGCTaatatatttgtaacaaaacaggagaatatcaaattttatgcaatGAACATTTCATAATTTCTGTGCAAAATTCAACTGACTTTTGTTGacttggaaaaaagaaaaatggcttacagatttgattttttcaagaccattaaaaaataattttttccccaataattcaatttcaacaaataatttTTGCATTAATACATCACATTTCTTCACCACAGGATGGTCTGTGCTGTGTCATCAGTCCATGCAGGTCCCAACCATTGTCCAAAACATATGATGAAATCTAGTGTGACTTGCCATCTGTATATTCACTCACCTGTGGGTCCCTATCCCAGTCTGATCAGAGATTAACAGAGATCAACATGCATCAATGGAAGATAATGAACAGCTGAGGTGATGTACCACAGTTTGTGCTTTCACTGAATCCTCAAATCTTCATGTATCTCTGCTGTAAATGACTGGGGAACTCATCCATCCTATCATTCTTGTCATTTTGTCTTTTGATTTATAACTTCTGCGCAAAACAGCTGATACATTCATACTGTTTATTCATCCAATGATTATGGTGAATAGAAATATACCCTAGTTGCTGtttgaatttttagctactatagactatagtctatagaagctattgggatgggtatctgtccggcgtcagtctgtatgtatgtatgtatgtatgtatgtatgtatgtatgtatgtatgtatgtccgtttgcgaggcgtccgtccactcaaatatcttgagaaccccagtacttactgatttgatatttgttgtgtagatgaaaaatatgattttgagaaactgatttttttaattttttgattttgttgaaaataggcaaattaatgccaaaaaaggtgtttttggtaaaaaatcttcttcttcataaccgctggtcagacagctttgttatcaGGTATACAGGtgcctaggggtaacccaacttagatttgttcaaattgtgatgaaatatgcaaatgtgtatttttaaggaatttttttgtcatttttggtcaaaatttgacttacattgtatgtaattcttgtactgtataaactctatcaattcacccagaaaaaaataattaatatgattttaaataattgaattaattaggaaatcatcaaagccaaaataattttagtgtagaattatcataattgacagttcatagtgaaatgcttaccatcttggaggattaaacatgtaaaggcaactttcctgaatcccaactttgacatattctgaaccgtcatttattgtgtcctgtatgttatctaaaagaaattgctcaaaatagtcaatagagataaagatagagatagagaaagttctaatttccattatggttgacttggtaaggataaaataaaattactttttgaggaaagaaatagagtggtcaattaaaagagtggtcaaagtgatagggtttttatggtaaagctgggctgttgaagattcctcatgtgctatttatagcaattatgcaatctgtgtaaacagtgtaaggaaagttacatgattccttataatgcttttgatgacttgaacttcttaagtttcaaacatttgtctcttcagtgtgctttctctg
This genomic window contains:
- the LOC139140477 gene encoding uncharacterized protein, with amino-acid sequence MAAGISRLLSLLVLLSSIPGEVAWECRRTSVCSCQWDDGSIIDLEPIGLQNATPRFQDLPGPDNYYYSYNPCYNFIESADCKYVSACQRSHLGIGAKFFNLGVHSSAKFLLEDNDLILQYEGNGTDLQIRTTRIKLVCSKSDTRLIVDGEEPMKVYNFVLESPDCCPDASMFSIAKIIGSILCICALVAAVVYLVCGAFYMKFVVKETGADVIPNKVLGRTAWIGERWSVLCHQSMQVPTIVQNI